A window of Paenibacillus sp. 19GGS1-52 contains these coding sequences:
- a CDS encoding NAD(P)H-dependent oxidoreductase, with product MNMLIIYTHPNHRSLSYAFLEEVIRGSEENSSIEKVKVLDLYEEGFNPVLVFNENKRRRDMYTDPDFAAYREQLMWADKIVLVYPIWWGRPPAMLMGYIDQMFAAGFAYKEVGKLMPEGLLKGKSVVCISSMKGPAHYPLLMLNNAHKALMRKALFNFVGIRKVKFFEFGSMESPKGKQKQKLNKIYRYFKVMEG from the coding sequence ATGAATATGCTCATTATTTATACTCATCCGAATCATCGCAGCTTAAGTTATGCTTTTTTAGAGGAAGTCATCCGGGGTAGTGAAGAGAACTCTTCTATTGAAAAGGTAAAAGTATTGGATTTGTATGAGGAAGGGTTTAACCCGGTTCTAGTCTTTAATGAGAATAAACGCCGCAGAGATATGTATACGGATCCGGATTTTGCCGCTTACAGAGAACAGCTTATGTGGGCGGACAAAATTGTGCTGGTGTATCCAATTTGGTGGGGGCGTCCACCGGCTATGCTGATGGGATATATAGACCAGATGTTTGCAGCGGGATTTGCGTATAAGGAAGTGGGCAAGCTTATGCCGGAGGGACTGCTCAAAGGAAAGTCAGTAGTGTGTATTTCCAGTATGAAGGGACCGGCCCATTACCCGCTGCTGATGCTCAATAACGCTCATAAAGCATTGATGCGAAAGGCGTTGTTCAATTTTGTAGGCATCCGAAAAGTGAAGTTCTTCGAGTTTGGCAGCATGGAAAGTCCCAAGGGCAAGCAGAAGCAGAAGCTGAACAAGATCTATCGTTATTTTAAAGTGATGGAAGGTTGA
- a CDS encoding MarR family transcriptional regulator — protein MDQNMLFQKFVAFTAAVHQITYDMTKGVKSEMITPVQYKIVEYLAVSQPVTLSEISECLHMSMPNTSRELKKLTEKQLCEKVADDEDRRKQYIRLSPKGKAMMHEAFGQIESRFVERIQQLSAEELKDIEAALDLLHNKVFY, from the coding sequence GTGGATCAGAACATGTTGTTCCAAAAATTCGTGGCCTTTACAGCTGCCGTTCATCAAATAACATACGACATGACCAAAGGTGTGAAATCGGAAATGATTACACCTGTTCAGTATAAGATTGTGGAGTATCTTGCCGTCAGTCAGCCGGTTACGCTTAGTGAGATCAGTGAATGTTTGCATATGTCGATGCCGAACACGAGCCGGGAACTGAAGAAATTAACGGAAAAGCAATTATGCGAAAAGGTGGCCGACGACGAAGACCGGCGCAAGCAATATATTCGTCTCTCTCCAAAAGGAAAAGCGATGATGCACGAGGCGTTCGGACAGATTGAATCTCGATTTGTGGAACGCATCCAGCAGTTGTCCGCCGAAGAGCTTAAAGATATCGAAGCTGCGCTTGATCTGCTGCATAACAAAGTATTTTATTAA
- the nudC gene encoding NAD(+) diphosphatase, which yields MSNRKESIYKRYIPAIIANPDFVDPTYWFIFSSGKLLVQDVSGRLVIPLVQGIESLPLAPIRTLYLGTLEGIPCYAVEVSAESPEPEGLTFRPLRSLYELMDEDLFHLAGKAVQTIAWDETHQYCGRCGTLTDLSQSERSRVCPQCGLISYPRLAPAVITAIMKDKQILLAHSEHFQNNMYGLIAGFVEPGETLEDCVEREIMEEVGLKVKNITYFDSQQWPFPHSLMIGFLAEYESGEITVDGEEIVHADWFDLDNLPVIPPNVSIARKMIDWLVERDT from the coding sequence ATGTCCAACCGTAAAGAGAGCATTTATAAACGCTACATTCCGGCGATAATCGCCAACCCGGACTTTGTAGACCCCACTTACTGGTTCATCTTCAGCTCCGGCAAGCTGCTGGTACAGGACGTATCCGGCAGGCTCGTTATTCCGTTAGTTCAGGGTATTGAATCCCTGCCGCTTGCTCCCATCCGAACATTATATCTCGGAACTCTGGAAGGTATTCCTTGTTATGCTGTGGAGGTGTCCGCAGAATCCCCCGAGCCTGAGGGTCTGACCTTCCGCCCGCTTCGTTCATTGTATGAGCTTATGGATGAGGACCTGTTTCACTTGGCAGGCAAGGCAGTGCAGACGATTGCGTGGGACGAGACACATCAATATTGCGGCCGCTGCGGTACGCTCACGGACCTGTCGCAAAGTGAGCGCTCCCGAGTGTGCCCGCAATGTGGTCTGATCAGCTATCCCCGGCTGGCTCCCGCGGTAATTACCGCCATCATGAAGGACAAGCAAATCTTGCTGGCCCATTCCGAGCATTTTCAGAATAATATGTACGGACTGATTGCTGGTTTCGTCGAGCCTGGAGAAACGCTGGAAGACTGTGTAGAGCGGGAAATCATGGAAGAGGTTGGCCTCAAGGTTAAGAACATCACGTATTTTGACAGCCAGCAATGGCCCTTCCCTCATTCATTGATGATCGGCTTCCTGGCAGAGTACGAGAGTGGTGAAATCACGGTAGACGGCGAAGAGATTGTCCATGCGGACTGGTTCGATCTGGACAACCTACCCGTTATCCCTCCGAACGTCAGCATCGCGCGCAAGATGATTGATTGGCTTGTGGAAAGAGATACATGA